In a single window of the Shumkonia mesophila genome:
- the lpxD gene encoding UDP-3-O-(3-hydroxymyristoyl)glucosamine N-acyltransferase: MADPRFFAVAGPFSLKHLIEVSGATVAPGTDIERLFSDVAPLATAGPQQVSFLDNKQYVEAFVASRAGACFVHPRFAGRAPDSMVVLATPDPYRAYALTAQAFYPAVPACGGISTSASVDATARIGEGSEIEPGAVIGPRAEIGRRCRIGPNAVIGAGVVVGDDCTVGPCVSLAYCLIGSRAIIHAGVRIGQDGFGFALGPQGHEKVPQLGRVIVEDDVEIGANTTIDRGAGPDTVIGAGTKIDNLVQIGHNVRLGRGCIVVSHVGISGSTHVGNFVVIGGQAGFAGHLTIGDGARISAQSGVMRDVERGETVAGSPALPAKEFWRQVATLAELSKKRRGSDT; the protein is encoded by the coding sequence ATGGCCGATCCACGGTTCTTCGCGGTCGCCGGTCCCTTTTCGTTGAAGCATCTGATCGAGGTGTCGGGGGCCACCGTGGCCCCCGGGACCGACATCGAGCGGCTTTTTTCGGACGTCGCGCCGCTGGCGACGGCGGGGCCCCAGCAGGTGAGCTTCCTCGACAACAAGCAATACGTCGAGGCGTTCGTCGCCAGCCGGGCCGGCGCCTGTTTCGTCCATCCGCGCTTCGCCGGCCGGGCACCGGACTCCATGGTCGTACTCGCGACCCCCGATCCCTACCGCGCCTATGCGCTGACCGCCCAGGCCTTCTATCCGGCCGTTCCGGCGTGCGGCGGCATCTCGACCTCGGCCTCCGTCGATGCCACGGCCCGCATCGGCGAGGGCAGCGAGATCGAGCCGGGAGCGGTGATCGGACCGCGCGCCGAGATCGGACGGCGCTGCCGGATCGGCCCCAACGCGGTGATCGGCGCCGGCGTGGTGGTGGGCGACGACTGCACGGTGGGGCCCTGCGTGTCCTTGGCCTACTGCCTGATCGGCAGCCGCGCCATCATCCATGCCGGGGTGCGCATCGGCCAGGACGGTTTCGGGTTCGCGCTGGGGCCGCAGGGCCATGAAAAGGTGCCGCAACTCGGCCGCGTCATCGTCGAGGACGACGTCGAAATCGGCGCCAACACCACCATCGACCGCGGGGCCGGACCGGATACCGTCATCGGCGCCGGCACCAAGATTGATAATCTGGTCCAGATCGGCCATAACGTCCGCCTCGGACGCGGATGCATCGTGGTCTCGCATGTCGGGATCTCGGGCAGCACCCATGTCGGCAATTTCGTCGTGATCGGGGGCCAGGCCGGTTTCGCCGGGCATCTGACGATCGGGGACGGGGCCAGGATTTCCGCGCAGAGCGGCGTCATGCGCGACGTCGAACGAGGGGAGACAGTGGCCGGGTCGCCCGCGTTGCCCGCCAAGGAGTTCTGGCGGCAGGTGGCCACCCTCGCCGAATTGAGCAAAAAGCGACGGGGGAGTGACACATGA